In one window of Mytilus trossulus isolate FHL-02 chromosome 7, PNRI_Mtr1.1.1.hap1, whole genome shotgun sequence DNA:
- the LOC134725505 gene encoding uncharacterized protein LOC134725505: MTSPFNVVDMSTDADASASELLGISSTQDQQTRTSSKRVRCHGKGKQWLPCVVVVMLIGIVAMLVAVLLNLPESANIPKASNNGLTSAQSSNITAKHKEDNYCIHYTRPEFLESLPDDIDLLCEPQLVKEGTKKDWFPCPNTQLFIPAYCMCDTKAQCINSSKDQYRKQNCTTCRDEMHCPCQNNGKCERCPSRGHPNENKCLCPYGTQGKYCTKIDKRKCNPASKSDMFVTYARCNNSNNNTCLIDYGKTIFKCDLSELPEHQRNCSDIDVEQGRNAFQVAIENQEKQKNSVVFPTKAILIVCIILTVGVLVIVLVYIWRRRNSS; encoded by the exons ATGACGTCTCCTTTTAATGTCGTGGATATGTCAACAGATGCAGATGCATCAGCTTCCGAACTTTTGGGGATTTCATCCACACAAGATCAACAAACAAGAACTAGTTCGAAGCGTGTCAGGTGTCATGGAAAGGGTAAACAG tgGCTGCCGTGTGTTGTTGTTGTGATGCTTATCGGTATAGTAGCAATGTTGGTAGCGGTATTATTGAATTTGCCTGAATCAGCTAACATTCCTAAAGCATCAAACAATGGTTTGACATCAGCTCAAAGTTCAAATATAACAGCTAAACATAAAGAAG ATAATTACTGCATACACTATACACGACCTGAATTTTTGGAAAGCC ttcCCGATGACATCGACCTCCTGTGTGAACCTCAGCTAGTTAAAGAAG GAACGAAAAAAGACTGGTTTCCTTGTCCAAACACTCAGCTATTCATACCAGCATATTGCATGTGTGATACTAAAGCCCAGTGCATTAACTCATCAAAAGACCAATATCGAAAACAAAACT GCACTACATGCAGAGATGAAATGCACTGCCCGTGCCAAAATAATGGAAAGTGTGAGAGATGTCCTTCACGAGGGCATCCAAACGAAAACAAGTGTTTATGCCCGTATG GTACGCAGGGGAAATATTGCACGAAAATTGAT aAAAGAAAGTGTAATCCGGCATCTAAATCAGACATGTTTGTAACCTACGCTAGGTGTAATAACAGTAACAACAACACTTGTTTGATTGACTATGGCAAGACTATCTTCAAATGTGATTTGTCTG AATTGCCAGAACATCAACGAAACTGTTCAGATATTGATGTTGAACAAGGACGGAACGCCTTCCAGGTAGCCATAG aaaatcaagaaaaacagAAGAATTCCGTGGTGTTTCCCACAAAAGCAATATTAATTGTTTGTATTATCCTTACTGTCGGTGTCCTCGTTATTGTACTGGTATACATTTGGCGTAGAAGAAATTCAAGTTAA